In Thermodesulfobacteriota bacterium, a single genomic region encodes these proteins:
- a CDS encoding Na/Pi cotransporter family protein, producing MNIINVIIQTIGGLGLFVLGMKMMTEGLQMSAGKRIKNILGAVSANRVVGCITGAGVTAMVQSSSATTVMLIGFVSAGLMTLQQAVGVILGANVGTTVTAQLIAFKLTKAALPAIAIGVSLKFFTKKKKYRYMGDVILGFGLLFFGMTVMKLGLSPIKSDPAFIEFFTKFDPGSIGGLLLCVMVGAFLTIMIQSSSATVGLTMTLATQGLLTFPGAMALVLGENIGTTITAELATIGSTNINAHRAARAHTMFNVIGVGLMLLIFPYFVGIIEFITGLLGAGPVTSLINGDLVNVARYIANGHTIFNVLNAAVFLIFLPLLIKVAIKLSPKQEEPEDMYRLPDFGDRFIDTPIAALAKARSEIVRMAEIAILTFKNTINCIEDRNYNRLSKWKRIENHLDAMQKEITAYLTRIYQSEVNESEAKEISSLMRMTNNIERIGDSVENIAQLMENYIENDLKFTPAAIADVKKISGQVTNFLLLVTKGMQSHHENFMNESDSLENSIDHMRENMRQGHISRLRSGDCALDPGLVFIDMLTNFEKIGDYCFNIAEAVAGLK from the coding sequence TTGAATATAATAAATGTTATCATTCAAACAATCGGTGGATTAGGCCTGTTTGTCCTTGGCATGAAGATGATGACAGAAGGTTTGCAGATGTCTGCCGGCAAAAGGATTAAAAACATACTGGGGGCTGTTTCTGCAAACAGGGTGGTCGGTTGTATCACGGGAGCCGGTGTAACCGCCATGGTACAGTCATCTTCGGCTACGACAGTCATGCTGATCGGTTTCGTCAGTGCCGGGTTAATGACATTACAACAGGCAGTGGGGGTTATCCTGGGTGCCAATGTCGGAACCACTGTCACTGCGCAATTAATTGCTTTTAAACTTACCAAAGCGGCCCTGCCTGCCATTGCAATCGGTGTATCACTCAAATTTTTTACCAAAAAAAAGAAATACAGATATATGGGTGATGTTATTTTAGGATTTGGCCTCCTTTTTTTTGGCATGACTGTGATGAAACTTGGGCTGTCGCCCATTAAAAGCGATCCGGCCTTTATTGAATTTTTTACCAAGTTTGACCCGGGCAGCATTGGCGGCCTCCTTCTATGTGTAATGGTCGGCGCTTTTCTGACCATTATGATTCAATCTTCATCTGCCACAGTTGGATTAACAATGACATTAGCGACTCAGGGATTATTGACCTTTCCGGGTGCTATGGCACTGGTTCTTGGGGAAAATATAGGGACCACCATTACGGCTGAACTGGCTACGATTGGATCTACAAATATCAACGCACACAGAGCCGCAAGGGCGCACACGATGTTCAATGTGATCGGTGTCGGATTAATGCTTTTAATCTTTCCGTACTTTGTCGGTATCATTGAGTTTATTACCGGGCTGTTGGGCGCAGGACCCGTCACCAGCTTGATTAACGGTGATTTGGTCAATGTCGCTCGATATATCGCCAATGGCCATACCATATTCAATGTGCTCAATGCAGCTGTATTCCTGATTTTCCTCCCTTTGCTGATCAAGGTTGCGATTAAGTTGTCTCCCAAACAAGAAGAGCCGGAGGATATGTACAGACTGCCCGACTTTGGAGACAGATTCATTGATACACCCATCGCCGCTTTAGCCAAAGCCCGGAGTGAAATTGTCAGAATGGCCGAAATAGCTATTCTAACATTTAAAAATACGATTAATTGTATAGAAGATCGAAATTACAACAGGTTAAGCAAATGGAAACGTATTGAAAACCATTTGGACGCCATGCAGAAAGAAATCACTGCATATTTGACTAGAATTTATCAAAGTGAGGTGAATGAATCTGAGGCCAAAGAAATCTCCAGTTTGATGAGGATGACGAATAATATTGAAAGAATCGGTGATTCAGTGGAAAACATCGCACAATTGATGGAAAACTATATTGAAAACGATTTGAAGTTTACACCTGCCGCTATTGCGGACGTTAAAAAAATTTCAGGTCAGGTAACAAACTTTCTCCTCTTGGTTACCAAGGGAATGCAAAGCCACCATGAAAACTTCATGAACGAATCGGATTCATTAGAAAATTCAATCGACCATATGAGAGAAAATATGCGCCAGGGTCATATTTCGAGGCTTCGATCCGGTGACTGCGCACTTGATCCCGGTCTGGTATTTATTGACATGCTAACAAACTTTGAAAAAATAGGAGATTATTGTTTCAATATTGCCGAAGCGGTGGCCGGTCTTAAATAG
- the yfcD gene encoding NUDIX hydrolase YfcD has protein sequence MNSIDEIVAIVDENNHIIDSAPRSVMRAQNLPHRACYVLVFNSLDKILVQKRTQSKDVYPGYYDIATGGVVLAGETYEESAQRELAEEIGAINIPLRKHFDFFHQDSHCRVWGRVFSCRYDGKIILQKEEVESIDYHTIAEIMKLKDIKSFTPDGLYVLSRYQMKGLS, from the coding sequence ATGAATTCCATAGATGAAATCGTTGCCATTGTTGATGAAAACAATCATATCATCGACTCTGCTCCCCGATCGGTGATGCGTGCACAAAATCTTCCTCACCGCGCATGCTACGTGCTGGTCTTCAACTCACTTGATAAAATCTTGGTGCAAAAACGAACCCAAAGCAAAGATGTCTATCCGGGTTATTATGACATCGCCACCGGCGGCGTTGTGCTGGCGGGTGAAACATACGAAGAATCGGCCCAAAGAGAGCTGGCGGAAGAAATAGGGGCAATAAATATTCCCCTGAGGAAACATTTCGATTTTTTCCATCAGGATAGTCACTGCCGGGTGTGGGGACGAGTTTTCAGCTGTAGATATGACGGCAAAATTATACTTCAGAAAGAGGAAGTAGAAAGCATAGACTACCACACCATCGCAGAGATAATGAAACTAAAGGACATTAAATCTTTTACCCCGGATGGCCTTTATGTACTTTCCCGCTATCAGATGAAAGGGCTGAGTTGA
- a CDS encoding MBL fold metallo-hydrolase yields the protein MKITDEIYQVGGSGFSSPEDAAIYLIVFAEHAALVDAGCGRSLEKVIQNINRCGIGSGQIDYLLITHCHFDHTGGAEALKDQFQCRIIAHELDAKYLEQGNDTVTAANWYGAHLKPFHVDRKLVTAREIIDLGGRNIEAVHVPGHSPGSVVYLTESEGKKVLFAQDVHGPLDSSFRSNKKDYFTSLKRLLSLEADILCEGHFGIYRGKNEVAGFIESFLPK from the coding sequence ATGAAGATTACCGATGAAATATATCAGGTGGGCGGGAGTGGATTTTCCTCGCCGGAAGATGCCGCCATCTATCTGATCGTTTTTGCCGAGCACGCGGCGCTGGTGGACGCAGGCTGTGGCCGAAGCCTTGAGAAGGTCATACAAAATATCAACAGGTGCGGTATTGGTTCAGGACAAATCGACTATCTTTTGATCACCCATTGTCATTTTGATCACACCGGTGGTGCTGAGGCCCTAAAAGACCAATTCCAGTGTCGGATTATCGCCCATGAACTTGATGCCAAATATCTGGAACAGGGAAATGATACGGTAACCGCGGCAAATTGGTATGGCGCCCACCTGAAGCCGTTTCACGTTGACCGAAAATTAGTCACCGCCAGAGAAATAATTGATTTGGGCGGCAGGAATATTGAAGCCGTCCATGTCCCGGGGCATTCTCCTGGATCGGTGGTTTATTTGACCGAGTCTGAAGGAAAAAAAGTGCTCTTTGCCCAGGATGTGCACGGCCCTCTGGATTCAAGCTTCCGGTCCAATAAAAAAGACTACTTCACATCCCTCAAACGGCTGCTGTCACTTGAAGCCGACATATTGTGCGAAGGACATTTTGGTATATACCGGGGCAAAAACGAGGTGGCCGGGTTTATTGAATCATTCCTGCCAAAATAA
- a CDS encoding adenylate/guanylate cyclase domain-containing protein gives MSAEKYKRRLTAIFSADVVGYSRLMGEDEAATVDTITNYREIIADLIEQHRGRMVDSPGDNILAEFASVVDAAQCSVSVQKEIQARNNELPVDRRMQFRIGINLGDVIEEGERIYGDGVNIAARLEALADPGGICISKTAFDHIESKLPLGYEYIGEQSVKNISKPVMAYKVLMDPRIITSGEIKQKKEMPPWSKKSAIAVGIAIITIFMAVGIWSFYLGGRLTERATGGKASIVVLPFKNLSDDPELEYFSDGITEELIGALAEVRGLKVISQTSAFFYKGKDVDLRTVAEKLKVNNVLEGSVRKSGNKLRISAQLIKVADDTHLWSESYDREIKGGFDIQDEISMAVAKNLKAQLLGIEDELLAHDYLRRFSVDTIIKQGEKIEGGLSAFGANIEMAGTVNGGLEAFGANITISGKNQGDLKFAGANVILAGEFLDIVKGLSANLTISGTFEDDLVVRAARITIAPSAVIKGDFAYSTALFERKEGSQIMGKVVQLESEEGEVWARNKPQYEKGPDFLAKSLFCIISAIALIIVGWLVYYLLPKQTEEIVSTIAGSMWKSLGIGLIVLVVTPLCIIITLLTAIGIPAGIIMAFLYIIMIYISRVYVGLWIGRMLLGNFKESLTASFFWPLVTGTIIIGILLLIPVIGWLLRFFLLLIGLGAMWQVLWHFVKPVKTV, from the coding sequence ATGAGCGCAGAAAAATATAAAAGAAGGCTGACCGCCATTTTTAGTGCCGATGTCGTTGGATATAGCCGACTCATGGGTGAAGATGAGGCCGCTACCGTTGATACGATTACCAACTATCGTGAAATCATCGCCGATCTGATCGAACAGCACCGGGGTCGAATGGTGGACTCTCCAGGAGATAATATCCTAGCCGAATTTGCCAGTGTGGTCGATGCTGCCCAATGTTCCGTGTCTGTCCAGAAGGAAATCCAGGCCCGTAACAATGAACTGCCTGTGGACCGAAGGATGCAGTTTCGCATAGGGATCAACCTGGGCGACGTGATTGAGGAAGGAGAAAGGATATATGGAGACGGTGTAAATATCGCGGCAAGGCTCGAAGCTCTTGCAGACCCTGGCGGGATCTGTATATCAAAAACAGCCTTTGACCACATCGAAAGCAAGCTGCCTTTAGGATATGAATATATTGGAGAACAGTCAGTCAAAAATATTTCCAAACCGGTGATGGCTTACAAGGTATTAATGGACCCCAGGATTATCACATCCGGTGAAATTAAGCAGAAAAAAGAGATGCCACCCTGGTCGAAAAAATCCGCCATTGCAGTGGGAATCGCCATCATTACCATTTTCATGGCGGTGGGAATCTGGAGCTTCTATCTTGGCGGTCGTTTAACCGAGCGAGCCACAGGGGGGAAGGCCTCCATTGTGGTTTTACCGTTTAAGAATTTGAGCGATGACCCTGAGCTGGAATATTTCAGTGATGGTATTACCGAAGAGCTGATCGGTGCACTGGCTGAAGTGAGAGGACTGAAAGTCATTTCTCAGACCTCGGCCTTTTTTTACAAAGGAAAAGATGTGGATCTTCGCACGGTAGCTGAAAAGCTCAAGGTGAACAACGTGCTTGAAGGAAGCGTGAGAAAGTCCGGCAATAAACTTCGGATCAGCGCCCAGCTTATTAAGGTTGCCGATGACACTCACCTGTGGTCGGAAAGCTATGACCGAGAGATTAAAGGGGGATTCGATATTCAGGATGAGATATCTATGGCAGTTGCCAAAAACTTGAAGGCGCAACTCCTGGGAATTGAGGACGAGCTTTTGGCCCATGACTACCTTCGGCGGTTTAGTGTCGATACAATTATAAAACAAGGAGAAAAGATAGAGGGCGGGTTGTCGGCCTTTGGTGCCAATATAGAAATGGCCGGGACGGTGAATGGGGGTCTTGAAGCCTTTGGAGCAAATATAACCATTTCGGGAAAAAATCAGGGTGACCTCAAATTTGCCGGCGCAAATGTAATTCTCGCCGGAGAATTCCTCGACATCGTGAAGGGTCTATCGGCAAATTTAACCATTTCAGGCACCTTTGAGGATGACCTTGTGGTAAGGGCAGCAAGGATAACGATCGCTCCATCAGCCGTGATCAAAGGTGACTTTGCATACTCCACCGCCTTGTTTGAACGAAAAGAGGGATCACAGATAATGGGGAAAGTGGTCCAGTTGGAGAGCGAGGAAGGGGAAGTCTGGGCACGAAATAAACCGCAGTATGAAAAGGGCCCCGATTTTTTGGCCAAGAGCCTGTTTTGCATCATCTCCGCCATAGCGCTTATTATTGTCGGGTGGCTTGTCTATTACCTCTTGCCCAAACAGACTGAAGAAATAGTTTCTACCATCGCCGGTTCGATGTGGAAAAGTTTGGGAATCGGTTTGATCGTTTTAGTGGTGACGCCGCTTTGCATCATAATCACCTTGCTTACCGCCATAGGAATACCCGCGGGAATCATCATGGCTTTTCTTTACATCATTATGATATATATCAGTCGTGTGTATGTGGGGCTCTGGATCGGGAGGATGCTGTTGGGAAATTTTAAAGAATCATTGACCGCTTCCTTTTTTTGGCCTTTGGTGACCGGGACCATCATTATCGGAATCCTATTGCTCATTCCTGTCATCGGCTGGCTGTTGAGATTCTTTCTCCTCTTAATCGGTCTGGGTGCCATGTGGCAGGTTTTATGGCATTTTGTTAAACCGGTTAAAACCGTATAG
- a CDS encoding OmpA family protein gives MKTTGLLMICCVLISLIGGCVVTKKSYTSLLSDYTALEHEKQGIEEELSATKAKNDKTISEQKNRISSLEQGLKDLEEKYTDDMAVAASRQDELNQSIATLKNESTEQTQGLLQQITELQEKYDTDIAAKNDTIGTLKSQYRDELETLNNRLDHEIQSHKILTGKLLDQIKILEDMNAEKEKALNKLSQQADQIEKQLRAEIENGEITLKRYKTKTIINIDNSILFDSGQARLKKKVKQSLAKIAQAINRYPENNIQIEGHTDNVPIHTEQFPSNWELSSARALAVLRFFTDKTDMDPRKLSAVGYGEYHPLAPNDTPENKRMNRRVDIVILPGG, from the coding sequence ATGAAAACAACCGGACTGCTCATGATTTGCTGTGTGCTTATTTCATTAATCGGGGGTTGTGTGGTAACCAAAAAAAGCTACACCAGCCTGCTGAGTGATTACACGGCTTTGGAACATGAAAAACAGGGAATTGAAGAAGAACTGTCCGCTACCAAAGCGAAAAATGATAAGACCATTTCAGAACAGAAAAACCGGATTTCAAGCCTTGAACAGGGACTCAAAGACTTAGAGGAAAAATACACAGATGATATGGCCGTGGCCGCTTCGAGACAGGATGAGCTAAACCAAAGCATTGCCACCCTGAAAAATGAATCCACCGAACAAACCCAGGGCCTGCTGCAGCAGATTACCGAGCTTCAGGAAAAATATGACACCGATATTGCGGCAAAAAATGATACCATCGGCACGCTTAAGTCGCAATACAGGGATGAACTTGAGACCCTGAACAACCGACTGGACCATGAGATACAGTCGCATAAAATACTCACCGGGAAACTGCTTGATCAGATCAAAATCCTTGAAGATATGAACGCAGAAAAGGAAAAAGCGCTCAATAAACTCTCCCAACAGGCCGATCAGATCGAAAAACAGTTGAGAGCAGAGATTGAAAATGGCGAAATCACCCTAAAACGATATAAAACCAAGACCATTATCAACATCGATAACAGTATCCTGTTCGATTCAGGCCAGGCCAGGCTGAAAAAAAAGGTCAAGCAATCTCTGGCAAAAATAGCTCAGGCCATCAACAGATATCCCGAAAATAATATCCAGATCGAAGGGCATACCGATAATGTGCCGATCCATACCGAACAGTTTCCCTCAAACTGGGAACTCTCTTCAGCCAGGGCACTGGCTGTTTTACGGTTTTTTACCGATAAAACAGATATGGACCCCAGAAAACTCTCTGCGGTGGGTTACGGGGAATATCACCCCCTGGCCCCCAATGATACTCCGGAAAACAAGCGGATGAACCGGCGGGTCGATATCGTGATTTTACCCGGAGGATAA
- a CDS encoding FAD-binding oxidoreductase, with the protein MKNLPKSPLSLWLDTYGTYIPEPPLQGEVKVDIAIIGGGFTGVATAHELKRAEPSLRVAIIEAETVGFGASGRNGSFAMTVVGLGFGVTAMLRGKQFLSKAHKYMMKAVDHLDDLIQREKLNCDRIRPGFLRTATTDGYVKRIQHDVKLINSLGFDDISWLKAREVRERVNSDRYLGAMWEPRMVLINPAKLVRAEKKLASNMGVMFFENTPVMEITSKPVFRIKTPGGRVSAEQIVFATNAYSHLFPGLKRKQVPAFTYMIATAPLSDRQLEPIGWDGFEGLEDARNLIHYYRLTRDKRLVMGGGPVGLTWANSLDADSNEAAWKHLENHIHFLFPSLSGVKITHRWGGPFSVTVNLTPSLGYLGNKRAVYSLGCIGHGVSMSHLNACVLRDLLLQRRSGLPECPFVNHRVIPWPPEPLRMATIGAIRGYLQIEDWFHERKLPRAGNLNNKQGASKI; encoded by the coding sequence ATGAAAAATTTACCGAAATCACCCTTATCACTGTGGCTGGACACCTACGGCACTTACATACCCGAACCACCCCTGCAGGGAGAGGTAAAGGTGGATATCGCTATTATTGGAGGAGGATTTACGGGGGTGGCAACTGCGCACGAACTGAAACGGGCTGAGCCGTCTTTGCGGGTAGCGATTATTGAAGCTGAAACCGTTGGCTTTGGAGCCAGCGGCCGTAACGGATCATTCGCCATGACTGTGGTGGGTCTGGGATTCGGAGTTACGGCCATGTTACGGGGAAAGCAGTTTCTCAGCAAGGCCCATAAGTATATGATGAAAGCCGTTGATCACCTTGATGACCTGATTCAACGGGAAAAGCTGAATTGTGACCGCATCCGGCCGGGATTTTTAAGAACCGCGACCACAGATGGCTATGTCAAGCGCATTCAGCATGATGTCAAACTTATAAACTCCCTCGGATTTGATGACATCTCCTGGCTTAAAGCCCGGGAGGTACGTGAACGTGTCAATTCGGATCGTTATCTGGGAGCCATGTGGGAGCCACGCATGGTGCTGATCAATCCGGCCAAACTGGTTCGGGCGGAAAAAAAGCTTGCCTCAAATATGGGAGTTATGTTTTTTGAAAATACCCCGGTTATGGAAATAACTTCAAAACCGGTTTTCCGCATTAAAACACCCGGAGGGAGAGTGTCTGCGGAACAAATTGTTTTTGCCACCAACGCCTATTCACATCTTTTCCCCGGTCTCAAGCGAAAGCAGGTGCCTGCGTTTACTTATATGATCGCCACCGCTCCACTTAGCGATCGGCAGCTTGAGCCGATTGGCTGGGACGGCTTTGAAGGTCTGGAAGATGCCCGCAACCTGATCCACTATTACCGGCTTACCCGTGATAAGCGCCTGGTAATGGGGGGAGGCCCGGTCGGTCTGACCTGGGCCAACTCTCTGGATGCAGATAGCAATGAAGCCGCCTGGAAGCACCTGGAAAATCATATCCACTTTCTTTTCCCTTCGCTTTCCGGGGTAAAAATCACCCACCGGTGGGGAGGACCCTTTTCGGTCACGGTAAATCTGACTCCTTCTCTGGGTTACCTGGGTAATAAAAGGGCGGTGTACAGCCTGGGATGTATCGGACATGGTGTCTCTATGAGTCACCTTAACGCCTGCGTACTAAGAGATCTTCTGCTGCAACGCCGGAGCGGTTTACCTGAATGCCCTTTTGTCAACCACAGGGTCATCCCCTGGCCCCCCGAACCTCTTCGCATGGCTACTATCGGCGCAATTCGCGGTTACCTTCAAATCGAAGACTGGTTTCATGAACGCAAGTTGCCACGGGCAGGAAATTTAAACAACAAGCAGGGAGCAAGCAAAATATAG
- a CDS encoding GAF domain-containing protein, which translates to MKRQIINYETLLKVTKAMSLSRDHEKVIQITVEAVRDTLDIKGCALFLINHNTNQLEVAASCGLSQEYLNKGPVSSLHSIAKSLTEGPVAIYDVTDDPRIQYAEAAKSEGIASILSVPIFVRGQIIGAMRVYTFEHWEFTLEDVNFVQALGQIAGILIDLSRLIQGQQEHIDVLTTMKEAREM; encoded by the coding sequence ATGAAACGGCAGATCATTAACTACGAAACCCTGCTCAAAGTCACCAAAGCCATGTCCCTGTCAAGGGATCATGAAAAGGTCATCCAGATCACGGTGGAAGCCGTCCGGGATACCTTGGACATCAAGGGCTGTGCTCTCTTTCTGATCAATCATAATACCAATCAACTTGAGGTGGCGGCATCCTGTGGACTCAGCCAGGAGTATCTGAACAAGGGGCCGGTCAGCTCGCTGCATTCCATTGCCAAATCCCTGACCGAAGGACCGGTTGCCATCTATGATGTCACCGACGATCCCAGAATCCAGTATGCAGAAGCCGCAAAAAGCGAGGGGATCGCGTCCATTCTATCGGTACCGATTTTCGTCCGGGGCCAGATCATCGGTGCCATGCGGGTTTACACCTTTGAGCACTGGGAATTCACCCTGGAAGACGTTAACTTTGTCCAGGCACTGGGACAGATCGCGGGAATACTGATCGACTTGAGCAGGCTTATTCAGGGACAACAGGAGCACATCGACGTCCTGACTACCATGAAGGAAGCCAGGGAGATGTAA
- a CDS encoding PAC2 family protein, translated as MDEQGIHIEKTVELSYPLLIAGFDGWGNALNVSKGMVSYLVRSLNAEIFARINPDHFYRYDEDRPGVKIEDGLLKQFSTPGGAFYAAKTGQAERDLVILMADEPHLNWFNFIDGLFSLCQQHGIKTIITLGSMYDNVLHTDRIVSGIVSDPELFSRLKEKNVIPINYQGPSAIHSIIQSQGSQQGFHCISLWGHCPFYLQGTIHFGLMAHLGKMLSHFGEFTLDTQTLEASWQELDKQIRELVNRNPEVQSIISELRKAKVRGSWESMKGSAKKSDKVINLTDFLKPG; from the coding sequence ATGGATGAACAGGGAATTCATATCGAAAAAACAGTCGAATTGAGCTATCCGCTGCTGATTGCGGGGTTTGACGGTTGGGGTAATGCGCTTAACGTTTCCAAGGGCATGGTTTCTTACCTGGTTCGTAGCTTGAATGCCGAAATATTTGCCAGAATTAATCCGGATCATTTTTACCGCTATGATGAAGACCGCCCCGGGGTCAAGATAGAAGACGGCCTTTTGAAACAATTTTCCACACCTGGTGGTGCTTTTTATGCGGCAAAGACAGGACAGGCTGAAAGGGATCTGGTTATTTTAATGGCCGATGAACCACATTTGAACTGGTTTAATTTTATCGACGGGCTGTTTTCCCTTTGCCAACAGCATGGAATCAAGACCATTATTACCCTGGGTAGCATGTATGACAACGTTCTCCATACCGACCGAATCGTATCGGGAATCGTCTCGGACCCGGAGTTGTTTTCCAGGTTAAAAGAGAAAAACGTCATTCCCATCAACTACCAGGGCCCCAGTGCCATCCATTCCATCATACAGTCCCAGGGATCCCAGCAAGGCTTTCATTGCATCAGCCTGTGGGGCCACTGCCCGTTTTATCTGCAGGGGACCATCCACTTCGGTCTGATGGCCCATCTGGGCAAAATGCTGTCGCACTTTGGAGAGTTTACTTTAGACACGCAAACCCTTGAGGCGAGCTGGCAAGAGCTGGACAAACAGATCCGTGAACTGGTGAACCGTAATCCTGAGGTTCAGTCCATTATCAGCGAACTAAGAAAGGCCAAGGTGAGAGGGTCATGGGAAAGTATGAAGGGATCCGCTAAAAAGAGCGACAAAGTCATTAATCTGACGGATTTTCTCAAGCCGGGCTAA
- a CDS encoding CheR family methyltransferase yields MMSRRNYVEFLTWALPRLSMRYKGFRRVKRQVCRRIDRRMRTLNLSGLDEYKQYLMANNDEWHTLDQFCRIHISRFFRDTYVFNPMMSSILPELGQTVKQEKGRILSVWSLGCASGEEAYTFKIIWHALLQDRFPDISIQILGTDIDEHMLARARSGKYKKSSLKEMPDYLIQYGFEISGENYCLNDLVKQGIEFLNQDVRQQMPQSLFNIIACRNLIFTYYDLNLQQKLTQRLIKRLTPGGILILGKNESLPSDYPELVQHNQCKLFYQKVQRFNRSKDRHT; encoded by the coding sequence ATGATGAGCCGTCGCAATTATGTTGAATTTCTGACCTGGGCCCTGCCCAGGCTCTCCATGAGGTACAAAGGATTCCGCAGGGTGAAGCGGCAGGTATGCCGGCGGATAGACCGGCGTATGCGCACATTGAATTTATCCGGTCTGGATGAATATAAACAGTATCTGATGGCAAACAACGATGAATGGCATACCCTGGATCAATTTTGTCGAATACACATCTCTCGATTTTTTCGCGATACCTATGTATTTAACCCCATGATGAGTTCCATCTTGCCGGAGCTGGGACAGACAGTCAAACAAGAAAAAGGCAGGATCTTGTCCGTTTGGAGCCTGGGATGCGCATCCGGTGAAGAGGCCTATACCTTTAAAATTATTTGGCATGCCCTGCTGCAGGATCGGTTTCCTGATATATCCATTCAAATATTAGGTACGGATATTGATGAACATATGCTGGCGCGCGCCAGAAGTGGTAAATATAAAAAAAGCAGTTTAAAGGAAATGCCCGATTATCTGATTCAATATGGTTTTGAAATTTCAGGTGAAAATTATTGCTTAAATGATCTTGTAAAACAGGGTATTGAATTTTTAAATCAGGATGTACGTCAACAAATGCCTCAATCCTTGTTTAATATCATCGCCTGTCGCAATCTGATCTTTACCTATTATGATTTAAATCTTCAACAGAAACTGACCCAAAGATTGATTAAAAGACTGACACCCGGGGGCATTCTCATTTTGGGAAAGAATGAATCATTGCCTAGTGATTACCCTGAGTTGGTTCAACATAATCAGTGCAAATTGTTTTACCAAAAAGTTCAACGATTCAACAGGTCGAAGGATCGACACACTTGA
- a CDS encoding FAD-dependent oxidoreductase: protein MPTETVDTIIIGGGLSGIYAAYLLSQRKRPFVVLEARGRLGGRILSPEHQEFHSDLGPSWYWPAIHSKMMHLIQSLGLRGYRQFEEGMGRFQSPNGTVKTVSGYAMEPLSWRLSGGMMALITKLCEDIPENAIRLNHPVCKIEKKRTRVLVSVGELDREPWICFSTSKVILALPPRLAAATILFNPELSHHLTQAMLKTGTWMAGQAKFCALYEEPFWRQSGLSGQAFSQCGPLSEIHDGSNHSLGPYGLTGFVGIPAVQRNHQPLLTEAILSQLAIIYGNAAAQPATFFYHDWARERFTATQFDQPPMIEHPLYHPPAGQTSIWDGTIHFAGTETAEQNGGYLEGALTAAERSVINL, encoded by the coding sequence ATGCCCACGGAAACAGTTGATACCATAATTATCGGAGGTGGCCTCAGCGGTATATATGCCGCCTACCTGCTGTCCCAAAGGAAGAGGCCTTTTGTTGTTCTTGAAGCCCGTGGACGTCTCGGTGGCAGGATTTTAAGCCCTGAGCATCAAGAATTTCACTCCGATCTCGGTCCCTCATGGTACTGGCCCGCCATTCACTCCAAAATGATGCACCTTATTCAATCCCTGGGCCTCAGGGGTTATCGCCAGTTTGAAGAAGGTATGGGCCGTTTTCAAAGTCCCAATGGCACCGTCAAGACCGTCAGCGGTTACGCCATGGAACCCCTTTCCTGGCGGCTTTCCGGTGGCATGATGGCACTGATCACAAAACTCTGTGAGGATATCCCGGAAAACGCCATCAGGCTCAATCACCCGGTCTGTAAAATCGAAAAAAAGCGCACCCGTGTTCTGGTCAGTGTCGGCGAACTAGATAGGGAGCCCTGGATCTGCTTCAGCACCAGCAAGGTCATCCTCGCTTTGCCCCCGCGCCTTGCCGCCGCCACCATTCTGTTTAACCCGGAGCTGTCGCATCATTTGACCCAGGCGATGCTGAAAACCGGTACCTGGATGGCAGGCCAGGCCAAATTCTGTGCCCTTTATGAAGAACCTTTTTGGCGCCAGTCAGGCCTCTCCGGCCAGGCTTTCAGCCAATGCGGTCCTCTCAGTGAGATCCATGACGGATCCAACCACAGCCTGGGGCCTTACGGCTTGACCGGCTTTGTCGGTATTCCGGCAGTGCAGCGTAACCATCAACCACTCCTTACGGAGGCCATTCTCTCCCAACTTGCAATCATCTATGGCAACGCTGCGGCACAACCGGCGACCTTTTTCTACCATGATTGGGCGCGCGAACGATTTACCGCCACCCAGTTCGACCAGCCACCGATGATCGAACACCCCCTCTATCACCCCCCTGCAGGCCAAACCTCCATTTGGGACGGCACCATCCATTTTGCCGGCACGGAAACCGCAGAGCAAAACGGTGGCTATCTTGAAGGCGCCCTGACCGCAGCCGAACGCTCTGTGATAAACCTCTAA